Proteins from a single region of Streptomyces griseiscabiei:
- the paaK gene encoding phenylacetate--CoA ligase PaaK has translation MSSLGQPLPHDLLDDGERLAPERLRALQLDRLRATLRHAYDHVELYREKFDAAGVKPDDCRSLGDLARFPFTTKADLRDTYPFGMFAVPMADVRRVHASSGTTGRPTVVGYTENDLSMWADMVARSIRAAGGRPGHKVHISYGYGLFTGGLGAHYGAERAGCTVIPASGGMTARQVRLIQDFRPEIIMVTPSYMLTLLDEFERQGVDPRTSSLEVGVFGAEPWTEEMRREIEERAGLHAVDIYGLSEVIGPGVAQECVETKDGLHVWEDHFYPEIVDPLTDAVLPEGEEGEIVFTSLTKEAMPVVRYRTRDLTRLLPGTARPAFRRMRKVTGRCDDMIILRGVNVFPSQIEEIVLRTPAVAPHFQIQLTRRGRMDHMTVRVEARPGSAADGRETAASAIARAVKETVGVTVEVAIVDPETLERSVGKLRRVKDLRGTET, from the coding sequence ATGAGCAGCCTGGGCCAACCCCTCCCCCACGACCTGCTGGACGACGGCGAGCGCCTGGCCCCGGAGCGGCTGCGCGCACTCCAGCTCGACCGGTTGCGGGCCACCTTGCGCCACGCCTACGACCACGTGGAGCTGTACCGCGAGAAGTTCGACGCGGCCGGGGTGAAGCCCGACGACTGCCGTTCCCTCGGCGATCTGGCCCGGTTCCCCTTCACCACCAAGGCCGATCTCCGGGACACCTACCCCTTCGGCATGTTCGCCGTGCCCATGGCGGACGTACGCCGGGTGCACGCCTCCAGCGGCACCACCGGTCGCCCGACGGTCGTCGGCTACACCGAGAACGACCTCTCGATGTGGGCGGACATGGTCGCCCGCTCGATCCGGGCCGCCGGCGGGCGCCCCGGGCACAAGGTGCACATCTCCTACGGGTACGGCCTGTTCACCGGCGGCCTCGGCGCGCACTACGGGGCCGAGCGCGCCGGGTGCACGGTGATCCCGGCCTCCGGCGGGATGACGGCCCGCCAGGTGCGGCTGATCCAGGACTTCCGCCCCGAGATCATCATGGTGACCCCGTCCTACATGCTCACCCTGCTCGACGAGTTCGAGCGGCAGGGCGTCGATCCGCGCACCAGCTCCTTGGAGGTGGGAGTCTTCGGGGCCGAGCCGTGGACGGAGGAGATGCGCCGGGAGATCGAGGAGCGGGCGGGCCTGCACGCGGTCGACATATACGGTCTGTCGGAGGTGATCGGCCCGGGTGTGGCACAGGAGTGCGTGGAGACCAAGGACGGCCTCCATGTCTGGGAAGATCATTTCTATCCGGAGATCGTCGACCCGCTCACGGACGCCGTCCTGCCCGAGGGCGAGGAGGGGGAGATCGTCTTCACCTCCCTCACCAAGGAGGCCATGCCGGTCGTCCGCTACCGGACCCGCGATCTGACCCGGCTGCTCCCCGGCACCGCCCGCCCCGCATTCCGCCGGATGCGCAAGGTCACGGGCCGCTGCGACGACATGATCATCCTGCGCGGGGTGAACGTCTTCCCCAGCCAGATCGAGGAGATCGTCCTGCGGACGCCCGCCGTGGCGCCGCATTTCCAGATCCAGCTGACCCGCCGGGGCCGCATGGACCATATGACGGTCAGGGTCGAGGCCCGCCCCGGGTCGGCGGCGGACGGGCGCGAGACAGCCGCCTCGGCGATCGCCCGGGCGGTCAAGGAGACCGTGGGCGTCACGGTGGAGGTGGCGATCGTGGACCCGGAGACCCTGGAGCGCTCGGTGGGCAAGCTGCGGCGGGTCAAGGACCTCCGCGGCACCGAGACCTGA
- a CDS encoding 5-dehydro-4-deoxyglucarate dehydratase gives MKFQGVLFFPVTPFATNGSLDEERLAQHIEAGVAAGAGGVFVACGTGEFHALTSEEIERATRVAVTVTAGRVPVLAAAGGPTPVARDQAARVERAGADGILLLPPYLVSAPQQGLVRYVREVTGATALPVVFYQRGTARLTAETAAEIAALPGVVGLKDGIGDIERMHRLVRAVRAVPGTEGFQFFNGLPTAEMTAPAYQGIGVGLYSSAVFAFAPEIALAFHRALAEGDEALVATLLDEFYGPLVELRDEVPGYAVALVKAGVTLRGPAVGGVRAPLVDPTPEHVARLAELIAQGLEVVGA, from the coding sequence ATGAAGTTCCAAGGAGTGCTGTTCTTTCCGGTCACGCCGTTCGCCACGAACGGGTCGCTGGACGAGGAACGGCTCGCACAGCACATCGAGGCCGGGGTCGCGGCGGGTGCCGGGGGCGTGTTCGTCGCCTGCGGCACCGGTGAGTTCCACGCGCTGACGTCCGAGGAGATCGAGCGGGCCACCCGGGTCGCCGTGACGGTGACGGCCGGGCGCGTGCCCGTGCTGGCCGCCGCCGGAGGTCCGACCCCGGTCGCCCGCGACCAGGCCGCCCGGGTCGAACGCGCGGGCGCCGACGGCATCCTGCTGCTGCCGCCGTATCTGGTGAGCGCGCCGCAGCAGGGCCTGGTGCGCTACGTCCGGGAGGTCACCGGGGCCACCGCGCTGCCGGTCGTCTTCTACCAGCGCGGCACCGCCCGGCTCACCGCGGAGACCGCCGCCGAGATCGCGGCGCTGCCCGGGGTCGTCGGCCTCAAGGACGGCATCGGGGACATCGAGCGGATGCACCGCCTCGTCCGCGCGGTTCGGGCCGTGCCGGGCACGGAGGGGTTCCAGTTCTTCAACGGGCTGCCCACCGCCGAGATGACCGCGCCCGCCTACCAGGGCATCGGCGTCGGCCTGTACTCCTCGGCCGTGTTCGCCTTCGCCCCGGAGATCGCCCTCGCCTTCCACCGGGCCCTCGCCGAGGGCGACGAGGCGCTGGTCGCCACGCTCCTCGACGAGTTCTACGGCCCGCTCGTTGAACTGCGCGACGAGGTGCCCGGTTACGCCGTGGCGCTGGTCAAGGCCGGGGTGACCCTGCGTGGGCCGGCCGTCGGCGGAGTACGGGCGCCGTTGGTCGATCCGACGCCGGAGCACGTGGCCCGGCTGGCGGAACTGATCGCCCAGGGGCTGGAGGTGGTGGGCGCGTGA
- a CDS encoding enolase C-terminal domain-like protein, protein MTSTRIRELIVTPIAFRDPPLLNSNGVHEPLALRTILQLVLEDGTVGLGESTGGTVRLERLDAAAKAVVGLDVFDTTAVAAAIDTVLLPTVPSSHERGWTTSAVEVACLDAQGKLLGRPVGDLLGGRVRDSVPFAAYLFYKWAEHPALDGRPAVPDDWGEALDPAGIVEQARLMQQRYGFRSFKLKGGVFPPDEEIAAIEALAEAFPGQPLRLDPNTAWTVETSAYVARRLDGVLEYLEDPTATIPGMAEVAKESPMPLATNMCVVAWEHLRPAVEQDAIQVLLTDHHYWGGLRRTRELAAVCEAFGLALSMHSNSHLGISLAAMTQVASAIPHLDHSCDTHYPWNSADDVIVPGALEIRDGAVAVPTGPGLGVELDHDALERLHRLYLDSGMRTRDDTGYMRRVQPGYELRLPRW, encoded by the coding sequence GTGACCTCCACCAGGATCAGGGAGCTGATCGTCACCCCGATCGCCTTCCGCGACCCGCCGCTCCTCAACTCCAACGGCGTCCACGAGCCGCTCGCCCTGCGGACGATCCTCCAACTCGTCCTGGAGGACGGCACGGTGGGGCTCGGCGAGTCGACGGGCGGCACCGTCCGCCTGGAGCGGCTCGACGCCGCCGCGAAGGCCGTGGTCGGGCTGGACGTCTTCGACACCACCGCCGTCGCCGCCGCGATCGACACCGTGCTGCTGCCGACCGTGCCAAGCTCCCACGAGCGCGGCTGGACCACCTCGGCGGTCGAGGTCGCCTGTCTCGACGCGCAGGGCAAGCTGCTCGGCCGCCCGGTCGGTGATCTGCTCGGCGGCCGGGTCCGTGACTCCGTGCCCTTCGCCGCGTACCTCTTCTACAAGTGGGCCGAGCACCCCGCGCTCGACGGCCGCCCGGCGGTCCCGGACGACTGGGGCGAGGCCCTGGACCCGGCCGGGATCGTCGAACAGGCACGGCTGATGCAACAGCGGTACGGCTTCCGGTCGTTCAAGCTGAAGGGAGGTGTCTTCCCGCCGGACGAGGAGATCGCCGCGATCGAGGCGCTGGCGGAGGCCTTCCCCGGACAGCCGCTGCGGCTGGACCCCAACACGGCCTGGACGGTGGAGACCTCGGCGTATGTCGCGCGCCGGCTCGACGGCGTACTGGAGTACCTGGAGGACCCGACCGCGACCATCCCCGGTATGGCGGAGGTGGCGAAGGAGTCGCCGATGCCGCTCGCCACCAACATGTGCGTGGTCGCCTGGGAGCATCTGAGGCCGGCGGTCGAGCAGGACGCGATCCAGGTGCTGCTCACCGACCACCACTACTGGGGCGGACTGCGCCGCACGCGTGAACTGGCCGCCGTCTGCGAGGCGTTCGGGCTCGCGCTGTCCATGCACTCCAACTCGCACCTCGGCATCAGTCTGGCCGCGATGACCCAGGTGGCGTCGGCCATCCCCCACCTCGACCACTCCTGCGACACGCACTACCCGTGGAACTCGGCGGACGACGTGATCGTGCCGGGCGCGCTGGAGATCCGGGACGGGGCGGTCGCGGTGCCGACCGGACCCGGGCTGGGGGTGGAGCTGGACCACGACGCCCTCGAACGGCTGCACAGGCTGTACCTCGACTCGGGGATGCGTACCCGGGACGACACCGGGTACATGCGCCGCGTCCAGCCGGGGTACGAGCTGCGGCTGCCGCGCTGGTGA
- a CDS encoding TerD family protein translates to MAQSLASLVLRHTHRLPAPEGSAGEGAAAARQFDAALMAVGFKLSAELLERLSGLSGAAVLHTARRTLPIVRELVGDHVRHNSYFIDFPANVPDTEEFWARCVAQALGDEKAREGVLTQLANGVLDLLSLPTYGRYQHTYEEMLAAQDELIASAGDRVTVLHLGGDLDDELTALYLALAGSTTPLGEEHLGDLGVLAQRCALGPQPERIPVRENRAVVNEARLGVGADLLLDTVTDVLRLACALSGGDVTLQEPTRFRKLSRPVRRGLLAGLDAVVAENPAKLADVHAHREPFKRLGERLHPHEYPRWPHAAEVFAVARGEKEARSFDSRVEQLLDAFDVAGAAALLKSAPGKLFRALDLLLRIAADRAERDAVVAAAVEAAPRVSGRVLLSVREHFHNRARESGELRVFVNRRGRAWVAPDDRPPVPDADRDRLVAALDAELRGRLPVPDRLLLDPDVLDVALPLSGRATAAGLGVLPRGSVSEVDGERLRFFVYWKQTEHRTDYDLSALLLHSDYSTDAWLSYTSLTAVGGRHSGDVTEAPDGASEFIELTLDRVRGTFVVPQVNIYAGEGFEEVEESFFGFMLRDGEHKGRPFEPRTVRMKSELRGVGRVALPLAFRRGDDGRWRAKWLHLYLKGVSAGNRVEENQASVSKLVRAVMEREQLTVGYLADLMSGDATVMELWDGGAVPDGPVTYIGLERPEGLHPDSRVITLENLRDLIPA, encoded by the coding sequence ATGGCGCAGAGTCTCGCATCGCTGGTCCTCCGGCACACCCACCGCCTTCCCGCCCCCGAGGGGTCCGCGGGCGAAGGAGCCGCCGCCGCGCGGCAGTTCGACGCCGCGCTGATGGCCGTGGGCTTCAAGCTGTCGGCGGAGCTGCTGGAGAGGCTGTCCGGGCTGTCGGGGGCCGCCGTCCTGCACACCGCCCGGCGGACGCTGCCGATCGTGCGCGAGCTGGTCGGCGACCATGTCCGGCACAACTCCTACTTCATCGACTTCCCGGCGAACGTGCCGGACACCGAGGAGTTCTGGGCCCGTTGCGTGGCACAGGCCCTCGGCGACGAGAAGGCACGCGAGGGTGTGCTGACGCAGCTGGCGAACGGCGTGCTGGACCTGCTCAGCCTGCCCACGTACGGCCGGTACCAGCACACGTACGAGGAGATGCTCGCGGCGCAGGACGAGCTGATCGCCTCGGCGGGCGACCGGGTGACCGTGCTGCACCTCGGCGGGGACCTGGACGACGAACTGACCGCCCTGTATCTGGCCCTGGCGGGCAGCACGACCCCGCTGGGCGAGGAGCACCTGGGCGACCTCGGGGTGCTCGCGCAGCGGTGCGCGCTCGGCCCGCAGCCGGAGCGGATCCCGGTGCGGGAGAACCGGGCGGTCGTCAACGAGGCCCGGCTCGGCGTGGGCGCGGACCTGCTCCTCGACACGGTCACCGATGTGCTGCGGCTGGCCTGCGCGCTGTCCGGCGGCGATGTGACCCTCCAGGAGCCGACCCGGTTCCGGAAGCTGTCGCGGCCGGTGCGGCGGGGGCTGCTCGCGGGCCTCGACGCCGTGGTCGCGGAGAACCCGGCAAAGCTCGCCGATGTGCACGCGCACCGGGAGCCGTTCAAGCGGCTCGGTGAGCGGCTGCACCCGCACGAGTACCCGCGCTGGCCGCACGCCGCCGAGGTGTTCGCCGTCGCGCGCGGCGAGAAGGAGGCACGGTCCTTCGACAGCCGGGTGGAGCAGCTGCTCGACGCGTTCGACGTCGCCGGGGCGGCGGCACTGCTGAAGTCCGCTCCCGGCAAGCTGTTCCGCGCCCTGGACCTGCTGCTGCGGATCGCCGCCGACCGGGCGGAGCGGGACGCGGTGGTGGCCGCGGCCGTGGAGGCGGCACCGCGGGTGTCCGGCCGGGTCCTGCTCTCGGTGCGCGAGCACTTCCACAACCGGGCGCGGGAGAGCGGCGAACTCCGGGTCTTCGTCAACCGCCGGGGCCGTGCCTGGGTGGCCCCCGACGACCGGCCGCCGGTCCCGGACGCGGACCGCGACCGGCTGGTCGCCGCCCTCGACGCCGAGCTGCGGGGCCGGCTCCCGGTGCCGGACCGGCTGCTGCTCGACCCCGACGTCCTGGACGTGGCGCTGCCGCTGAGCGGCCGGGCGACCGCGGCCGGGCTCGGTGTGCTGCCGCGCGGTTCGGTCTCCGAGGTCGACGGCGAGCGTCTGCGCTTCTTCGTGTACTGGAAGCAGACCGAGCACCGCACCGACTACGACCTGTCGGCGCTGCTCCTGCACTCCGACTACAGCACCGACGCCTGGCTCTCCTACACCTCCCTCACGGCGGTCGGCGGACGGCACTCGGGCGATGTCACCGAGGCGCCCGACGGAGCCTCGGAGTTCATCGAGCTGACCCTGGACCGGGTGCGCGGCACCTTCGTCGTGCCGCAGGTCAACATCTACGCGGGCGAGGGTTTCGAGGAGGTCGAGGAGTCGTTCTTCGGGTTCATGCTGCGCGACGGCGAGCACAAGGGCCGGCCGTTCGAACCGCGTACGGTGCGGATGAAGTCGGAGCTGCGCGGCGTGGGCCGGGTGGCGCTGCCGCTGGCGTTCCGGCGCGGGGACGACGGCAGGTGGCGGGCGAAGTGGCTGCACCTGTATCTGAAGGGCGTCTCGGCGGGCAACCGGGTCGAGGAGAACCAGGCGTCGGTGTCGAAGCTGGTGCGTGCCGTCATGGAGCGCGAGCAGCTGACGGTGGGGTACCTGGCCGACCTGATGTCCGGTGACGCCACGGTCATGGAGCTGTGGGACGGCGGCGCGGTGCCGGACGGGCCGGTGACGTACATCGGCCTCGAACGCCCCGAGGGGCTGCACCCGGACTCCCGGGTCATCACCCTCGAAAATCTGCGCGACCTGATCCCGGCCTGA
- the paaA gene encoding 1,2-phenylacetyl-CoA epoxidase subunit PaaA — MTTTDSAGAPSRGGEGAPETEDALRTHFEATIARDQRIEPRDWMPEGYRKTLVRQIAQHAHSEIIGMQPEGEWITKAPSLRRKAILFAKVQDEAGHGLYLYSAAETLGADRADLTDRLIEGRQKYSSIFNYPTASFADVGVIGWFVDGAAICNQVPLCRSSYGPYARAMVRICKEESFHQRQGYELLLTMMRGTEAQRAMVQDAVDRWWWPSLMMFGPPDDASPNSAQSMAWKIKRHSNDELRQRFVDMTVPQADKLGVTLPDPELRWNEERGRHDFGTPDWSELKRVITGDGPCNERRMERRRTAHEEGAWVREAATAHAAKQAARTEKGAVA, encoded by the coding sequence ATGACGACGACAGACTCCGCCGGGGCGCCGTCGCGGGGCGGCGAGGGGGCTCCGGAGACCGAGGACGCCCTCCGGACGCATTTCGAGGCGACGATCGCGCGGGACCAGCGGATCGAGCCGCGTGACTGGATGCCCGAGGGCTACCGGAAGACGCTCGTCCGGCAGATCGCGCAGCACGCGCATTCCGAGATCATCGGCATGCAGCCCGAGGGGGAGTGGATCACGAAGGCGCCGTCGCTGCGGCGCAAGGCGATCCTCTTCGCCAAGGTGCAGGACGAGGCCGGCCATGGCCTGTATCTGTACTCGGCGGCGGAGACGCTGGGCGCGGATCGCGCGGATCTGACGGACCGGCTGATCGAGGGACGCCAGAAGTACTCGTCGATCTTCAACTATCCGACGGCGAGCTTCGCCGACGTCGGGGTGATCGGCTGGTTCGTGGACGGCGCGGCGATCTGCAACCAGGTCCCGCTGTGCCGTTCGTCGTACGGGCCGTACGCGCGCGCGATGGTGCGGATCTGCAAGGAGGAGTCCTTCCACCAACGGCAGGGCTACGAGCTGCTGTTGACGATGATGCGCGGCACCGAGGCGCAGCGGGCGATGGTGCAGGACGCGGTGGACCGCTGGTGGTGGCCGTCGCTGATGATGTTCGGCCCGCCCGACGACGCCTCGCCCAACTCCGCGCAGTCCATGGCCTGGAAGATCAAGCGGCACAGCAACGACGAGCTGCGGCAGCGGTTCGTCGACATGACCGTCCCGCAGGCCGACAAGCTCGGCGTCACCCTCCCCGACCCGGAGCTGCGGTGGAACGAGGAGCGCGGCCGGCACGACTTCGGCACCCCCGACTGGTCGGAGCTGAAGCGTGTGATCACCGGCGACGGGCCGTGCAACGAGCGGCGGATGGAACGGCGGCGCACCGCCCACGAGGAGGGCGCCTGGGTGCGTGAGGCGGCCACCGCCCACGCGGCCAAGCAGGCCGCCCGTACGGAGAAGGGAGCGGTGGCATGA
- a CDS encoding carbohydrate ABC transporter permease — MTATTATNAATTAPRRRSGTGRRLLARKAVLPWLFLAPGLLLALVFKFLPMGKGVWLSFFDVRPFLGDKWVGLDNYTRVLTDHRFQDAVGHTLLLGIGQSLGAIAVGFLLALLLEGQARSLKIIRTAVFLPVVTATAVVGELWRLMYYPTSDGLVNSALGFLGLGPTPFLDNPDTALWATMVMGIWMTAPYNMVIILAGLAGVDRTLYEAAAMDGVSLWQRLRYVTLPAIRPAVGIVLTLAAIRGLRVFTEVYVLTGGGPAGSTEVWMTRAYTLGFTRNDIGGASAASVVLLAVTLLLTVCVNHFRKRGDVR, encoded by the coding sequence ATGACCGCCACCACCGCGACGAACGCGGCCACCACCGCGCCCCGGCGGCGCAGCGGGACCGGCCGGCGGCTCCTCGCCAGGAAGGCCGTGCTCCCCTGGCTGTTCCTGGCCCCCGGCCTGCTGCTCGCCCTCGTCTTCAAGTTCCTGCCGATGGGCAAGGGCGTCTGGCTCAGCTTCTTCGACGTCCGGCCGTTCCTCGGGGACAAGTGGGTCGGCCTCGACAACTACACCCGGGTCCTGACCGACCACCGCTTCCAGGACGCGGTCGGCCACACCCTCCTGCTCGGCATCGGCCAGTCGCTCGGCGCGATCGCCGTCGGCTTCCTCCTGGCACTGCTCCTGGAGGGCCAGGCCCGCTCGCTGAAGATCATCCGCACGGCCGTCTTCCTGCCGGTCGTCACCGCGACCGCCGTCGTCGGTGAGCTGTGGCGGCTGATGTACTACCCGACCTCCGACGGCCTGGTGAACAGCGCCCTCGGCTTCCTCGGCCTCGGCCCGACCCCGTTCCTCGACAACCCCGACACCGCGCTCTGGGCCACGATGGTCATGGGCATCTGGATGACCGCCCCGTACAACATGGTGATCATCCTCGCCGGACTCGCGGGCGTGGACCGCACGCTGTACGAGGCCGCCGCGATGGACGGTGTCTCGCTGTGGCAGCGGCTGCGGTACGTCACCCTGCCGGCGATCCGCCCGGCCGTCGGCATCGTCCTCACCCTGGCCGCCATCCGCGGTCTGCGGGTCTTCACCGAGGTGTACGTCCTCACCGGCGGCGGCCCTGCCGGGTCCACCGAGGTGTGGATGACCCGCGCCTACACCCTCGGCTTCACCCGCAACGACATCGGCGGCGCGTCGGCGGCGTCCGTCGTCCTGCTCGCGGTGACGCTGCTGCTCACCGTCTGCGTCAACCACTTCCGCAAGAGGGGAGACGTCCGATGA
- a CDS encoding ABC transporter substrate-binding protein yields MGVRRRSRRLAAMITVAGLAFGTAACGSGSDSAGGGDPNTLEVWTRSNPDPAATYERVFAAFTEKTGIKIDYQPVINFDQQLQSRASTKDLPDVMINDTALMGSYQSQGLLKPIDPDSIEGHDQITDKSWASTVGVDGRHYGIPYSRQAQTLMIRTDWLKKLGLKAPTTWAQMLSVAKAFAERDPDGDGRKDTYGMVVPGSAQNGYAAWWGASFLWSGGAKIIEKDGTGYRPAMDSAAAVRTVGWMKDNLFCGDNGVIQPGAISAITGTATNFQDGNAGMYLTGPYNIATFDTTPGKDTYEVVPFPAGPAGSTVLADGENVYFGARTGKAKQEQALAAFLISPEGQKLAMTGKNQPVVRIPVNSTLDAARVRDDPRWSVVQKAYEDASEQFPNAPDFAPIKQDTDDALNAVFTYCGSDVGSGLKELNDTLAGDLKDQDLLK; encoded by the coding sequence ATGGGCGTTCGCCGACGAAGTCGCCGCCTGGCCGCCATGATCACCGTCGCGGGACTCGCGTTCGGGACGGCGGCCTGCGGATCGGGGTCCGACAGCGCCGGAGGCGGTGACCCGAACACACTGGAGGTCTGGACCCGGAGCAATCCGGACCCGGCCGCCACGTACGAGCGGGTGTTCGCGGCCTTCACCGAGAAGACCGGCATCAAGATCGACTATCAGCCGGTCATCAACTTCGACCAGCAGCTCCAGAGCCGGGCGTCCACCAAGGACCTCCCGGACGTGATGATCAACGACACGGCGCTGATGGGCAGTTACCAGAGCCAGGGCCTGCTCAAGCCCATCGACCCGGACTCGATCGAGGGCCACGACCAGATCACCGACAAGTCCTGGGCCTCCACCGTCGGAGTCGACGGCCGGCACTACGGCATCCCGTACTCCCGTCAGGCCCAGACCCTGATGATCCGCACGGACTGGCTGAAGAAGCTGGGGCTGAAGGCGCCGACGACCTGGGCGCAGATGCTGAGCGTCGCCAAGGCCTTCGCCGAGCGCGACCCGGACGGCGACGGCAGGAAGGACACCTACGGCATGGTCGTCCCGGGCAGCGCCCAGAACGGGTACGCGGCCTGGTGGGGCGCCAGCTTCCTCTGGTCCGGCGGCGCGAAGATCATCGAGAAGGACGGCACGGGCTACCGCCCCGCCATGGACTCGGCCGCCGCCGTGCGCACCGTCGGCTGGATGAAGGACAACCTCTTCTGCGGTGACAACGGTGTCATACAGCCCGGCGCCATCAGCGCCATCACCGGCACCGCCACCAACTTCCAGGACGGCAACGCCGGGATGTACCTCACCGGCCCCTACAACATCGCCACCTTCGACACCACGCCCGGCAAGGACACCTACGAGGTCGTCCCCTTCCCGGCGGGCCCGGCCGGGTCCACCGTGCTGGCCGACGGCGAGAACGTCTACTTCGGCGCCCGCACCGGCAAGGCGAAGCAGGAGCAGGCCCTCGCCGCCTTCCTGATCTCCCCCGAGGGCCAGAAGCTCGCCATGACGGGCAAGAACCAGCCCGTGGTCCGCATCCCCGTCAACTCCACGCTGGACGCGGCCCGGGTGCGGGACGACCCGCGCTGGAGCGTCGTGCAGAAGGCGTACGAGGACGCCTCCGAGCAGTTCCCCAACGCGCCCGACTTCGCGCCGATCAAGCAGGACACCGACGACGCCCTCAACGCGGTCTTCACCTACTGCGGCAGCGACGTCGGCTCCGGTCTCAAGGAACTCAACGACACCCTCGCCGGTGACCTCAAGGACCAGGACCTGTTGAAATGA
- a CDS encoding carbohydrate ABC transporter permease, whose protein sequence is MSAPALDPVRTPSSDEAVTSSGRSGKQARTTPARFDTALGWNDRPGVSRVLRIVLCAIALGVFAVPFLTIVSGALSTHPSGSSLTFLPHDSTLLNFRVAGERGIWDYFTNSLVIAGGGLLLQLTVCVLAAYALARHRFRGQALIMTLFMLTMMLPEEVIAIPLSLVLGHVPVVGVDLKGTVWGVILPLGAWGFSVMLLTEFMKDIPSEIEEAARLDGVGELRMLWQVVLPLCKPALGVAGVLGFIMIWDQYLLPLIAAKDPTDYTVTVALSILRTDPEVGSGVVLAGAVIALVPSLVVYLLLQRSLVAGIAAGATKG, encoded by the coding sequence ATGAGCGCACCCGCCCTCGACCCCGTCCGGACGCCGTCGTCCGACGAGGCCGTCACATCGTCCGGGAGATCCGGCAAGCAGGCCCGGACGACTCCCGCCCGCTTCGACACCGCGCTCGGCTGGAACGACCGGCCCGGCGTCTCCCGGGTCCTGCGGATCGTGCTCTGCGCGATCGCGCTCGGCGTCTTCGCCGTGCCCTTCCTGACGATCGTCTCGGGCGCCCTGAGCACCCACCCCAGCGGCTCGTCGCTGACCTTCCTCCCGCACGACAGCACCCTGCTCAACTTCCGGGTGGCCGGGGAGCGCGGGATCTGGGACTACTTCACCAACTCGCTCGTCATCGCGGGCGGCGGACTGCTGCTCCAGCTCACGGTGTGCGTGCTCGCCGCGTACGCGCTGGCCCGGCACAGGTTCCGCGGCCAGGCGCTGATCATGACCCTGTTCATGCTGACGATGATGCTGCCCGAGGAGGTCATCGCCATCCCGCTGTCCCTGGTCCTCGGCCATGTCCCGGTGGTCGGCGTCGATCTGAAGGGCACCGTGTGGGGCGTCATCCTGCCGCTGGGCGCCTGGGGTTTCTCGGTGATGCTGCTGACCGAGTTCATGAAGGACATACCGAGCGAGATCGAGGAGGCCGCGCGGCTCGACGGTGTCGGTGAGCTGCGGATGCTGTGGCAGGTCGTGCTGCCGCTGTGCAAGCCCGCGCTCGGGGTGGCCGGGGTGCTCGGCTTCATCATGATCTGGGACCAGTATCTGCTGCCGCTGATCGCCGCCAAGGACCCGACCGACTACACGGTCACCGTGGCCCTGTCCATCCTGCGCACCGACCCCGAGGTGGGCTCGGGCGTCGTCCTCGCGGGCGCGGTCATCGCGCTCGTGCCCAGCCTCGTCGTCTATCTGCTCCTCCAGCGCTCGCTGGTCGCCGGCATCGCCGCCGGGGCCACCAAGGGCTGA
- a CDS encoding fructosamine kinase family protein: protein MTDRTAPSALAARLTGRTATGERRLSGTLTEVTLDDGRTVLVKLGDGPGAVRAEAAGLRWLAETDTVRLPALHGHDAGRLVIDLVRQGAPGAEAALRLGADLAALHATGAPAFGAPPPGGPREAYIGRAPMRNVPGTDWPAWYAEHRVLPYLRRAVDGGTVRPAEAAVVEEVCARLPGLAGPAEPPARLHGDLWNGNVLWGADGHVRLIDPAAHGGHRETDLAMLALFGCPHLDEVLRGYERTAPLADGWRARVGLHQLFPLLVHAALFGRGYAEQALDTARAALAR from the coding sequence GTGACCGACCGCACGGCACCGAGTGCCCTGGCCGCCCGCCTCACCGGCCGTACGGCCACCGGCGAACGCCGGCTGTCCGGGACGCTCACCGAGGTCACCCTCGACGACGGCAGGACGGTCCTGGTCAAGCTGGGCGACGGGCCCGGCGCCGTCCGGGCCGAGGCCGCCGGGCTGCGCTGGCTCGCCGAGACGGACACCGTGCGCCTACCGGCCCTCCACGGCCACGACGCCGGCCGGCTGGTGATCGACCTGGTCCGCCAGGGGGCACCGGGTGCCGAGGCCGCCCTCCGCCTCGGCGCGGACCTGGCCGCCCTGCACGCCACGGGCGCGCCCGCCTTCGGTGCCCCGCCGCCCGGTGGGCCGCGGGAGGCGTACATCGGACGCGCGCCCATGCGGAACGTCCCCGGCACCGACTGGCCCGCCTGGTACGCCGAGCACCGTGTGCTGCCGTATCTGCGCCGCGCGGTCGACGGCGGCACGGTCCGCCCCGCCGAGGCGGCGGTGGTCGAGGAGGTCTGCGCCCGGCTGCCCGGTCTCGCGGGCCCCGCCGAGCCGCCCGCCCGGCTGCACGGCGACCTCTGGAACGGCAACGTCCTGTGGGGCGCCGACGGCCACGTCCGGCTCATCGACCCGGCCGCGCACGGCGGGCACCGCGAGACCGACCTCGCGATGCTGGCTCTCTTCGGCTGCCCCCACCTCGACGAGGTGCTGCGGGGCTACGAGCGGACTGCCCCTCTCGCCGACGGCTGGCGGGCCCGCGTCGGCCTCCACCAGCTCTTCCCGCTGCTGGTGCACGCCGCGCTCTTCGGCCGGGGCTACGCGGAACAGGCCCTCGACACGGCTCGGGCGGCGCTCGCGCGATGA